Part of the Coccinella septempunctata chromosome 3, icCocSept1.1, whole genome shotgun sequence genome is shown below.
GTTTGTTGTAGAACCGCCAGCGGCCAATTTGAAAGAGCCAGACGCTTCTTTTCCTTTGGTCTGAATCAAGGAACCGGACTGTACAGCGGTCTTTTCTTATGAACGGTGCAAGTTTTTAGAATCGACCTTGTAATTCGAACCGATGTATTTCTTGATAGCATGCAACGAGGATCCGCTCCTTTCTTTCaatcctttgatggcacgaTTAACCATATCGGAAGTTGGGGGATGGCTGGGTTTGACATGTTTTGACCTTGCTGAGGTTTTTTTCTCAGCTTTTTTCA
Proteins encoded:
- the LOC123310322 gene encoding histone H1-like, whose amino-acid sequence is MRQATTPATAVGKTLKKAEKKTSARSKHVKPSHPPTSDMVNRAIKGLKERSGSSLHAIKKYIEKTAVQSGSLIQTKGKEASGSFKLAAGGSTTNASKKFAKKLVKSADGANKNASPTMAANKKNTSPARSTSI